TTGTTCTGGAAATTGACGTGATTGTGAAGCGAATTTTATCGTCGAGTCGCTACAAAAATAGTTTCAGTTACACCTTGAGTGACTTATCAAAACAAGATACTTGGTACAGCTATACACCTGAAATATCCCATCAATCCCATGAATTGCATTTCAATTCAGAATATCAGATTGATTGGTTTGGCCGAAGTTGGAAGCTGAGTTTTGAAAGTACAGAAGCCTTTGAGAATAATAATAAAGATTGGTTGAGTTGGCTAACGTTGACCATTGGGTTGGTAATTGCGGCATTGGGCATGTCATTTACCATGATTCTCGCGGGATTTAATGAGCAGTTAAGAGTCCGTGTGGATAAACAAACTGCGCAGCTTGAAGAGCTAGTGGTTGAACTGAAGCAGGCTGATAAGGTTAAAAGTGAATTTTTGGCAAACATGAGCCATGAAATTCGTACGCCAATGAATGGGATTTTGGGCACTTTGCAACTATTACTGAAGACGGCATTAAGCGAAAAGCACCATGAACTTGTTGCCAGTGCACTTAGTTCAAGTCGATCATTATTAGCGATATTAAATGACATACTTGATTTTTCTAAGCTTGAAGCTGGCAAGGTAACGATTGAATGTACACCACTTTCAATCAAGACTCTGATTGACCAGGTGCTAAAAAATCAATCACGTGCAGCTAAAGCGAAAAACTTAGAACTAACATGTGAGTTAGCACCTGAATTGTGTTTGTTTCGAGAGGGAGATAGCACGCGCATCAAACAGGTCTTAGAGAATATTATTTCAAATGCCATCAAATTCACATCTGAAGGGGAAGTAAAGGTGATGATTTCAGAACATGGTGATGAACAAGTTGTCATTACAGTCACTGATACTGGGATCGGGCTAAGTGAAGAACAGATTACTCGCCTCTTTAATCGCTTTGAACAAGCCGATGCATCTACAACCAGAAAGTATGGTGGGACAGGGCTGGGGTTATCTATTTCGAAGCAATTAGTTGACTTAATGGGGGGAGAGATTTCGGTATCAAGTCAGCTCCATAAAGGGAGCAGTTTTGAAGTTATTTTACCATTAACTAAAATCTCATCTGAGCAAGTCAATGAAAGGGAAGAAGTACATACTGATGTCCCTGACCTACGAGAATATAAGATCTTAGTTGCTGAAGATAATCAGGTAAATCGCTTGGTAATCAATGCGATGTTAGCACCTACACAAGCAAGCGTTGATTTTGCCGAAAATGGTTTACAAGCTACACAGATGGCGACAAGTCAGCATTACGATTTAGTGCTTATGGATATACAAATGCCAGAGATGGATGGTGTACAGGCATGCCAAATAATCAAAGAGCAGTTACCGAGATTACCAATTATCGCCCTGACTG
The Pseudoalteromonas phenolica genome window above contains:
- a CDS encoding ATP-binding protein, whose amino-acid sequence is MVMLKAKGIQDAPFAIKSGYFLGIAFSCFLLGLFGTLFNIEPGFASAIWPAAGWSVACLLAFGRFSLLPLFVGTLLVNLYNSGFFGTSFELSHVLWNTLRSAGAVLQCVFAYSLIKHFCRFPLNFQNAETLIKVLFLAGPIASIVSSSLGAWSLLQQGFIHSGSLMFVWFTWWVGDTVGVLFFLPLCTFLFKSERYTEVSHKSWILASAILLFITVCWTFNYSRSVYYDNHYIRFANITEQKLVSMQLLKNSIENDLKALGVLMQTGHAMTIDEFEHYSHFLSDDFELYRALGWVSFVPSENISSWQQSLAEAGIAEAQIKQAPGSKEIEDILLPISLIAPYKANAPAVGLDVMSHPIAGAAAEKAIKQKVPIATAPLVLAQQTNKATGNVVYLPVFDKNDPDKLLGLSEVVLEIDVIVKRILSSSRYKNSFSYTLSDLSKQDTWYSYTPEISHQSHELHFNSEYQIDWFGRSWKLSFESTEAFENNNKDWLSWLTLTIGLVIAALGMSFTMILAGFNEQLRVRVDKQTAQLEELVVELKQADKVKSEFLANMSHEIRTPMNGILGTLQLLLKTALSEKHHELVASALSSSRSLLAILNDILDFSKLEAGKVTIECTPLSIKTLIDQVLKNQSRAAKAKNLELTCELAPELCLFREGDSTRIKQVLENIISNAIKFTSEGEVKVMISEHGDEQVVITVTDTGIGLSEEQITRLFNRFEQADASTTRKYGGTGLGLSISKQLVDLMGGEISVSSQLHKGSSFEVILPLTKISSEQVNEREEVHTDVPDLREYKILVAEDNQVNRLVINAMLAPTQASVDFAENGLQATQMATSQHYDLVLMDIQMPEMDGVQACQIIKEQLPRLPIIALTANVMAQDVNTYLSSGFTAHLGKPIEIDGLMNLLKHLLESYTNRQ